A single Blattabacterium sp. (Mastotermes darwiniensis) str. MADAR DNA region contains:
- the tilS gene encoding tRNA lysidine(34) synthetase TilS, with translation MTLDDHFFLEEIIRYFSFDNQKKNICVAVSGGVDSMVLLNLLLNVPNITLSVAHCNFTLRDQESNEDEIFVRNFCVRKHILCHIKRFNTLDFSKKRKLSIQMAARKLRYDWFEELLKYYEYIALGHHLNDSIETFFINMMRGTGIKGLLGIPRKKRKFIRPLSNFTKKEILHYAQIKNIKWRLDSTNKNEKYIRNKIRLVSSTFSDLFYKGFKKSIEYLNQENSFIEKEIQRIHQEITVEKKNNPFLWKIECKKIKNLQPLSFYLFKFFFPYGFCDIKNLKHLLHAQSGKQLLSKKYRIVKNRDYWILVEKKFLEAKNKKVHIIQNIKFCCIMDFLPIRIEFFLDPKKENYKNMSFIDFDKIQFPLQLRTWRKGDFFFPLNMKGKKKLSKYYKDKKFSFLEKEQTWLLVNGNGNIILVIGNRLDDRFKITEKTKRILGVKI, from the coding sequence ATGACGTTAGATGATCATTTTTTTTTAGAGGAAATCATAAGATATTTTTCCTTTGATAATCAGAAAAAAAATATTTGTGTTGCTGTAAGCGGAGGGGTAGACAGTATGGTTCTTCTGAATTTATTACTAAATGTTCCTAATATTACATTAAGTGTGGCTCACTGTAATTTTACCCTAAGAGATCAAGAATCTAATGAAGATGAAATTTTTGTAAGAAATTTTTGTGTTAGAAAACATATTTTATGTCATATTAAGCGGTTTAATACTTTGGATTTTTCTAAAAAACGAAAATTATCCATACAAATGGCTGCTAGAAAACTTAGATATGATTGGTTTGAGGAGCTATTAAAATATTATGAATATATAGCATTAGGACATCATTTAAACGATTCTATAGAAACTTTTTTTATCAATATGATGAGAGGAACAGGAATTAAAGGATTGTTAGGAATTCCTAGAAAAAAAAGAAAATTTATTCGTCCTCTTTCTAATTTTACTAAAAAAGAAATTTTACATTATGCTCAAATAAAAAATATAAAATGGAGATTGGATAGTACTAATAAAAATGAAAAATATATAAGAAATAAAATTCGTTTGGTTTCATCTACTTTTTCAGATCTATTTTATAAGGGGTTTAAAAAAAGTATAGAATATCTTAATCAGGAAAATTCTTTTATAGAAAAAGAGATTCAAAGAATCCATCAAGAGATAACAGTGGAAAAAAAAAATAATCCATTTCTTTGGAAAATAGAATGCAAAAAAATAAAAAATTTACAACCCTTGTCTTTTTATTTATTCAAATTTTTTTTTCCATATGGATTTTGTGATATAAAAAATTTAAAACATCTTCTTCATGCACAATCTGGAAAACAACTACTATCAAAAAAATATCGTATCGTCAAAAATAGAGATTATTGGATTTTAGTAGAAAAAAAGTTTCTTGAAGCAAAAAATAAAAAAGTCCATATTATACAAAATATAAAATTTTGTTGTATAATGGACTTTTTGCCAATTAGAATAGAATTTTTTTTGGATCCAAAGAAAGAAAATTACAAGAATATGTCCTTCATAGATTTTGACAAGATTCAATTTCCTTTACAATTAAGAACATGGAGAAAAGGCGACTTTTTTTTTCCTTTGAATATGAAAGGGAAAAAAAAATTAAGCAAGTATTATAAGGATAAAAAATTTTCTTTTTTGGAAAAAGAACAAACATGGTTATTGGTTAATGGAAATGGAAATATTATTTTGGTCATAGGAAATCGTTTGGATGATAGATTCAAAATTACAGAGAAAACAAAGAGGATATTAGGAGTAAAAATATAA
- a CDS encoding YggS family pyridoxal phosphate-dependent enzyme produces the protein MNDIEYRFLSIRKSIPKNINILAVSKKQEISSIKKLYKIGHRDFGESYVQEMIQKYQKLPKDIRWHMIGKIQSNKLKYIIPFIHLIHSVQKIEHIQIINKIALKHNRIINCLLQINIGNVTNKYGITNKEAYDILEDDNYRNMKNVKIIGIMGMGTLHGSIQQIRHEFDGLNKIYYECKNKYRHNVLSMGMSKDYPIAIEYGSTIIRLGTVIFGNRK, from the coding sequence ATGAATGACATCGAATATCGTTTTCTTTCTATAAGAAAATCAATTCCTAAAAACATAAATATTTTAGCCGTATCTAAAAAGCAAGAAATATCTTCTATCAAAAAACTGTATAAAATAGGACATAGAGATTTTGGAGAAAGTTATGTTCAAGAAATGATTCAAAAATATCAAAAATTACCAAAGGATATTCGTTGGCATATGATTGGAAAAATACAAAGTAACAAATTGAAATATATAATTCCTTTCATTCATCTAATTCATAGTGTTCAAAAAATTGAACATATTCAAATAATAAATAAAATAGCATTAAAACATAATCGTATCATAAACTGCTTGTTACAAATAAACATTGGAAATGTAACTAATAAATATGGCATCACAAATAAAGAAGCCTATGATATTTTGGAAGATGACAATTATAGAAATATGAAAAATGTAAAAATTATTGGAATAATGGGAATGGGAACTCTTCATGGATCTATTCAACAAATACGTCACGAATTTGATGGTTTGAATAAAATATATTATGAATGTAAAAATAAATATCGACACAATGTTCTTTCCATGGGAATGAGTAAAGATTATCCAATTGCTATAGAATATGGAAGCACCATTATTCGTTTAGGAACGGTTATTTTCGGAAATAGAAAATAA
- the serC gene encoding 3-phosphoserine/phosphohydroxythreonine transaminase — MKIYNFNAGPSVLPETVIKKSAQAVIDYHQHGLSLLEISHRSKDFLEILEKTTNLVKRLMNLNDGYAVLFLQGGATLQFTMVPYNLMKKEAAYLDTGIWANKAIQEARKFGKVRIIFSGIEKNYSYISKNYHIPDHVDYFHCTSNNTIVGTQMKNFPISSIPMICDMSSDIFSRKLDFCQFGLIYASAQKNISSAGMTIVIVRKEILGKIKKEIPSYLDYKIHIKNKSILNTPNIFSIYTSMLTLEWIEKKGGISILEKENQQKAKLLYEEIDRNNLFENKIHKEDRSNMNVTFFLKKKHLESKFNETWEKENIVGLDGHRSLGGYRASIYNALPLESVQFLISIMKEFEKKFS, encoded by the coding sequence ATGAAAATATATAATTTCAATGCAGGTCCTTCTGTTTTACCAGAAACAGTGATTAAAAAATCAGCTCAAGCTGTCATAGATTATCATCAACATGGTTTATCTTTGCTTGAAATATCTCATAGAAGTAAAGATTTTCTAGAAATATTGGAAAAAACTACAAATTTAGTCAAACGATTGATGAATTTAAATGACGGTTATGCCGTTCTTTTTCTTCAAGGAGGAGCCACTTTACAATTTACAATGGTCCCATATAATTTAATGAAAAAAGAAGCAGCTTATTTAGATACAGGAATATGGGCTAATAAGGCTATTCAAGAAGCTAGAAAATTTGGAAAAGTAAGAATTATTTTTTCAGGAATAGAAAAAAACTATTCCTATATATCTAAAAATTACCACATTCCAGATCATGTAGATTATTTTCATTGCACTTCCAATAATACTATTGTTGGAACACAAATGAAAAATTTTCCTATCTCTTCTATACCAATGATTTGTGATATGTCCTCAGATATTTTTAGTAGGAAATTGGATTTTTGTCAGTTTGGTTTAATCTATGCTTCTGCACAAAAAAATATTAGTTCTGCAGGAATGACTATCGTTATTGTGAGAAAAGAAATTTTAGGAAAAATAAAAAAAGAAATCCCTTCTTATTTGGATTATAAAATTCATATCAAAAATAAAAGCATTTTAAATACACCAAATATATTTTCTATTTATACTTCCATGTTAACCTTAGAATGGATAGAAAAAAAAGGAGGAATTTCTATTTTGGAAAAAGAAAATCAACAAAAAGCAAAATTATTGTATGAGGAAATAGATAGAAATAATCTATTCGAAAACAAAATTCACAAAGAGGATCGTTCTAACATGAATGTTACTTTTTTTTTAAAGAAAAAACATTTAGAAAGTAAATTTAATGAAACATGGGAGAAAGAGAATATAGTTGGATTGGATGGACATAGATCTTTAGGTGGATATCGTGCTAGTATATACAACGCCCTTCCATTAGAAAGTGTTCAGTTTTTAATTTCTATAATGAAAGAATTTGAAAAAAAATTTTCGTAA
- the hisD gene encoding histidinol dehydrogenase, producing the protein MDIQVYTHPPFNTWKSIIERPKKEDLPDVSTIINNVRIYGDIALKSYTNKYDGLNIRYIQVTKEDIDKASMKISNSLKESIEIAYENILCFHQKQIHKESKIEILPGVTCWRKSVPIEKVGFYIPGGSAPLLSTVLMLGIPAKLAGCEDIILCSPPNKNGSIHPSILYTAKKYIGITRIYQVGGAQAIAAMAYGTESIPSVYKIFGPGNSYVTMAKQIVSKNLAVAIDIPAGPSESVILADSTANPEYVASDFISQSEHDMESYILLVTVNEYEWIETVKSELKKQLINLSNNNREHIIKKSLEKSKMIILSSLEECINLINQVAPEHLIINCNNASYWSEKIKNAGSIFLGNYSPISVGDYASGTNHVLPTSGYAKFYSGVSVNSFIKKITVQKISKKGLRSLSKCINVLSSEEGLIAHQKSINIRLKN; encoded by the coding sequence ATGGATATTCAAGTATACACACATCCTCCATTTAATACCTGGAAATCTATTATAGAACGACCTAAAAAAGAAGATTTACCAGATGTATCTACTATTATAAATAATGTGAGAATATATGGAGATATAGCTTTAAAAAGCTATACGAATAAATATGATGGCTTGAATATAAGATATATTCAAGTAACGAAAGAAGATATTGATAAAGCCAGTATGAAAATTTCAAATTCTTTGAAAGAATCTATTGAAATAGCATATGAAAACATTCTATGTTTTCATCAAAAACAAATTCATAAAGAATCTAAGATTGAGATTTTACCAGGAGTTACTTGTTGGAGAAAATCTGTTCCTATAGAAAAAGTAGGATTTTATATTCCTGGAGGTTCCGCTCCTTTATTATCCACTGTATTGATGTTAGGAATTCCAGCTAAATTGGCAGGATGCGAAGATATAATTCTATGTTCTCCTCCAAATAAAAATGGATCCATTCATCCTTCTATTCTATATACAGCTAAAAAATATATAGGAATTACACGAATATATCAAGTAGGAGGAGCTCAAGCTATTGCAGCTATGGCTTATGGAACAGAAAGTATTCCTTCTGTATACAAAATATTTGGTCCAGGAAATTCTTATGTAACAATGGCCAAACAAATAGTATCCAAAAATTTAGCTGTTGCTATAGATATTCCTGCAGGACCTTCAGAAAGTGTTATATTGGCAGATAGTACAGCTAATCCAGAATATGTAGCTTCTGATTTTATTTCTCAATCGGAACATGACATGGAAAGTTACATTCTTTTAGTTACTGTAAATGAATATGAATGGATAGAAACAGTAAAAAGTGAATTAAAAAAGCAATTAATCAATCTTTCCAATAATAATAGAGAACATATAATTAAAAAGTCTTTGGAAAAAAGTAAAATGATTATTCTTTCTTCTTTAGAAGAATGCATTAATCTAATCAATCAAGTAGCTCCAGAACATCTTATTATTAATTGTAATAATGCTTCTTATTGGAGTGAAAAGATAAAAAATGCTGGATCTATATTCCTGGGAAATTATTCTCCGATCAGTGTCGGAGATTATGCTTCTGGAACTAATCATGTACTTCCTACATCTGGTTATGCTAAATTTTATAGTGGAGTATCTGTCAATAGTTTTATTAAGAAAATAACTGTTCAAAAAATATCCAAGAAAGGATTGAGAAGTCTTTCAAAATGTATCAATGTATTATCTTCTGAAGAAGGGTTAATAGCTCATCAAAAATCCATTAATATTAGATTAAAAAATTAA
- the hisC gene encoding histidinol-phosphate transaminase: MSSFNLNSLIRDNILKIDPYLSAREEYSKKGNEYILLDANENSFGAPLSFSNSYNRYPDPLQMELKRKISEIKKISPSKIFLGNGSDEIIDLIYRIFSRPNRDHSIIFPPTYGMYEVSGKIHGVDIVKVLLTEENYQLNLKKIKEVINPYSRIIFICSPNNPTGNNLKRKDIQKIIKKFTGVVVLDEAYIDFSEQESFSVEIEKYPNLIILQTLSKSWGLAGLRIGIAITSEDIIQWMNKVKFPYNISKISQKIAIQALENKDLFFYHLKNILSERKYMEEALNKIPIIQKVYPSSSNFLLVKVSFPSRKIYKYLVEKNVIVRDRSKIILCDECLRITIGTHEENEYLINQMKKYSEKFIIK, from the coding sequence ATGAGTAGTTTCAATTTAAATTCCTTAATCAGAGATAACATTTTAAAAATAGATCCTTATCTTTCTGCTAGAGAAGAATATTCTAAAAAAGGAAACGAATACATTCTTCTAGATGCTAATGAAAATTCTTTTGGAGCTCCTTTATCTTTTTCTAATTCTTACAATAGATATCCGGATCCATTACAAATGGAATTAAAAAGAAAAATATCCGAAATAAAGAAAATTTCTCCATCCAAAATTTTTTTAGGAAATGGAAGCGATGAAATTATTGATTTAATTTATCGTATCTTTTCTCGTCCAAACAGAGATCATTCCATTATTTTTCCTCCTACATATGGAATGTATGAAGTGAGTGGAAAAATTCATGGAGTAGATATTGTGAAAGTTCTTTTAACTGAGGAAAATTATCAATTAAATTTGAAAAAGATAAAAGAAGTAATCAATCCATATAGTAGAATAATTTTTATTTGTTCCCCGAATAATCCTACTGGAAATAATTTAAAAAGAAAAGATATTCAAAAAATAATCAAAAAATTTACCGGGGTTGTTGTTTTGGACGAAGCTTATATTGATTTTTCAGAACAAGAATCTTTTTCTGTAGAAATAGAAAAATACCCTAATTTAATTATTTTACAAACACTTTCTAAATCTTGGGGATTAGCTGGATTAAGAATAGGAATAGCTATTACTTCTGAAGACATCATTCAGTGGATGAATAAAGTAAAGTTTCCTTATAATATCAGTAAAATTTCACAAAAAATAGCTATTCAAGCACTGGAAAATAAGGATTTATTTTTTTATCATCTAAAAAATATTCTTTCAGAAAGAAAATATATGGAGGAGGCTTTAAATAAAATTCCTATCATACAGAAAGTATATCCTAGTTCCTCAAATTTTTTATTAGTTAAAGTTTCTTTTCCTTCAAGAAAAATTTATAAATATTTGGTTGAAAAAAACGTTATTGTTAGAGATCGTTCAAAAATAATTTTGTGTGATGAATGTTTAAGAATAACAATAGGTACTCATGAAGAAAATGAATATTTGATAAACCAAATGAAAAAATACTCCGAAAAATTCATTATAAAATGA
- the hisB gene encoding bifunctional histidinol-phosphatase/imidazoleglycerol-phosphate dehydratase HisB, whose translation MKKILFIDRDGTIIKEHPPTYQIDSLEKVNFYPRVIFFLTKIVHDLDYDLVMVTNQDGLGTEKFPEKNFWPIHNHILKILKTEGINFSSVHIDRTIPEENSSTRKPGTDMLNIYLKNPDYNIEHSFVIGDRITDILLAKNLGCKSIWINEDDKEKEFSIKKNSLKEVIVLKTDNWKKIYEYLKYVSNKRFIHRRKTLETDVKITIQLYGGEGKSEIQTGLGFFDHLLEQMAFHSGIDMNIHTKGDLKVDEHHTIEDTAITLGEVFHRSIDKRGIERYGFFSVPMDDCLATVALDLGGRSELSWKAKFLREKIGKVPTDMFIHFFKSFSFHAKCNLYIKAIGENDHHKIESIFKAFSRALKMAIQRRINNNKLPSSKGLL comes from the coding sequence ATGAAAAAAATATTGTTTATTGATAGAGATGGGACCATCATCAAAGAACATCCTCCTACTTATCAAATTGATTCCCTGGAAAAAGTAAATTTTTATCCAAGAGTTATATTTTTTTTAACGAAAATAGTTCATGATTTGGATTATGATTTAGTTATGGTAACCAATCAAGATGGTTTGGGAACTGAAAAATTTCCTGAAAAAAATTTTTGGCCTATACATAATCATATATTAAAAATATTAAAAACAGAAGGAATCAATTTTTCTTCCGTTCATATAGATAGAACTATTCCAGAAGAAAATTCTTCTACTAGAAAACCTGGTACAGATATGCTAAATATTTATTTAAAAAATCCGGATTACAATATTGAACATTCTTTTGTTATTGGGGATAGGATAACGGATATTTTATTGGCTAAAAACTTAGGATGTAAGTCCATATGGATAAATGAAGATGATAAAGAAAAAGAGTTTTCCATAAAAAAAAATTCTTTAAAAGAAGTAATAGTCTTAAAAACTGATAATTGGAAAAAAATTTACGAATATTTAAAATATGTATCTAATAAAAGATTTATACATAGAAGAAAAACATTAGAAACAGATGTAAAAATCACTATTCAACTTTATGGTGGAGAAGGAAAATCGGAGATACAAACAGGGTTAGGCTTTTTTGATCATCTTCTAGAACAAATGGCTTTTCACAGTGGAATAGATATGAATATTCATACAAAGGGAGATCTTAAGGTAGATGAACATCACACTATAGAAGATACTGCCATTACTTTAGGAGAAGTTTTTCATCGATCTATAGATAAAAGAGGAATAGAACGTTATGGTTTTTTTTCTGTTCCTATGGATGATTGTTTAGCTACTGTAGCATTAGATCTTGGAGGAAGAAGTGAATTATCTTGGAAAGCAAAGTTTTTAAGAGAAAAAATAGGAAAAGTTCCTACGGATATGTTCATCCATTTTTTTAAATCTTTTTCTTTCCATGCTAAATGTAATCTATATATTAAAGCTATAGGAGAAAATGATCATCATAAGATAGAATCTATTTTTAAAGCTTTTTCTAGAGCTCTTAAAATGGCTATACAACGACGAATAAATAATAATAAATTACCTAGTTCTAAAGGTCTATTGTAA
- a CDS encoding glycoside hydrolase family 73 protein, with amino-acid sequence MDEKKERKDVIIYIKKYALFAVEEMEKFGIPASIKLGQGILESSMGNSILAKDANNHFGIKCGRNWKGNIYYHDDDLPRECFRKYNSVRESFNDHSKFLKNPRYSELFDLEKNDYKAWAIGLKKAGYATSLNYSERLIHQIEKYFLWKLDKENSREIEKKIDQYLIEIKKDKTEHIGSFFWIHFLDKIFLFFKKKN; translated from the coding sequence ATGGATGAAAAAAAAGAAAGAAAAGATGTTATCATCTATATTAAAAAGTATGCTTTATTTGCTGTTGAAGAAATGGAAAAATTTGGAATACCAGCTAGTATTAAATTAGGACAAGGGATCTTAGAATCATCTATGGGAAATAGTATTCTAGCTAAAGATGCCAATAACCACTTTGGAATAAAATGTGGAAGAAATTGGAAGGGCAATATTTATTATCATGACGACGATCTTCCAAGAGAATGTTTTCGAAAATACAATTCAGTTCGGGAATCTTTTAATGATCATTCAAAGTTTTTGAAAAATCCGCGTTATTCTGAATTATTTGATCTTGAAAAAAACGATTATAAAGCTTGGGCTATAGGATTGAAAAAAGCTGGTTATGCCACGTCATTAAATTATTCGGAGAGATTAATTCATCAAATAGAGAAGTACTTTTTATGGAAATTGGATAAAGAAAATTCTAGAGAAATAGAAAAAAAAATAGATCAATATTTAATCGAAATAAAAAAAGATAAAACCGAGCATATCGGTTCTTTTTTTTGGATTCATTTTTTAGATAAAATTTTCCTTTTTTTTAAAAAAAAAAATTAA
- the gcvH gene encoding glycine cleavage system protein GcvH: MNPNNLKYSKNHEWIGLDMETVNKNEKAYVGITHFAQNELGDIVYLDIEDSIVGTKIKGGNVFGTIEAVKTVSDLFMPVSGIILEFNKNLLSHPEYINKNSYDKGWILQIKILNKKEYHELMSLEEYKKYIGKKK, from the coding sequence ATGAACCCCAATAATTTAAAGTATAGCAAAAATCATGAATGGATAGGATTGGATATGGAGACTGTAAATAAAAATGAAAAAGCCTACGTGGGAATTACTCATTTTGCTCAAAATGAGTTAGGAGATATTGTCTATTTGGATATAGAGGATTCCATTGTAGGAACAAAAATAAAAGGAGGAAATGTTTTTGGAACAATAGAAGCGGTAAAAACTGTTTCAGATTTATTTATGCCAGTTTCAGGAATTATCCTTGAATTTAATAAAAATTTATTGTCTCATCCGGAGTATATCAACAAAAATTCTTATGATAAAGGATGGATACTCCAAATAAAAATTTTGAATAAAAAAGAATACCACGAATTGATGTCGTTGGAAGAATATAAAAAATATATAGGGAAAAAGAAATGA
- the hisG gene encoding ATP phosphoribosyltransferase — MDKLKIAIQKSGRLYEDSIKLLKDCSIEVNIGIDKLKTTALNFPLEILFLRDDDIPQYLEDGVADIGIVGKNVLLEKRKKIKIEETLGFGKCRLSIATPKSLIYKNIDDLNGKRIATSYPFLVKEFFEKKYIKAEIHEISGAVEIAPGIGLADCICDLVSSGSTLFMNGLKEVETILQSEAVLASNIHLESPKSIIMDKLLFRIRSVKKAKNNKYILLNVPNERLEKIISYLPGIKSPVILPLANSKCSSVHSVVNENDFWGIIENLKSLGAKDILVLPIEKIIL, encoded by the coding sequence ATGGATAAACTTAAAATAGCTATTCAAAAATCAGGTCGTCTTTATGAAGACTCCATCAAATTGCTTAAAGATTGCAGTATAGAAGTTAATATTGGAATAGACAAATTAAAAACAACAGCTCTTAATTTTCCACTAGAAATACTTTTTCTACGAGATGATGATATTCCTCAATATTTAGAAGATGGAGTCGCTGATATAGGGATTGTTGGAAAGAATGTTCTTTTGGAGAAAAGAAAAAAAATAAAAATAGAAGAAACTTTGGGATTTGGTAAATGTCGTCTTTCTATAGCTACGCCAAAATCTTTAATTTACAAAAATATAGATGATTTAAATGGAAAAAGAATAGCTACAAGCTATCCATTTTTGGTTAAAGAATTTTTTGAAAAAAAATATATAAAAGCAGAAATTCACGAAATATCTGGAGCTGTAGAAATAGCTCCTGGAATAGGATTAGCAGATTGTATTTGCGATTTGGTTAGCAGTGGGTCCACACTTTTTATGAATGGACTAAAAGAAGTCGAAACAATTCTTCAATCTGAAGCAGTTTTAGCCTCAAATATTCATCTAGAATCTCCAAAAAGTATTATAATGGACAAATTGCTTTTTCGTATTCGATCTGTAAAAAAAGCTAAAAATAATAAATACATTCTTTTAAACGTTCCTAACGAACGATTAGAAAAAATAATATCCTATCTTCCAGGAATTAAAAGTCCAGTTATTCTTCCATTAGCAAATTCAAAATGTAGTTCTGTACATTCTGTAGTCAATGAAAATGATTTTTGGGGTATTATAGAAAATTTGAAATCTCTTGGAGCAAAAGATATATTAGTTCTTCCAATAGAAAAAATTATACTTTAA
- a CDS encoding shikimate kinase has translation MRVTLIGYMGCGKTSIGKILSYKLKWNFYDLDSILIKKEQDTIDNIFKKKGEKFFRKIEHLMLQKILKKHKQYILSVGGGTPCYYNNIYLLNKFSKTFYLKTNIYTLFKRLYKEKKNRPLISHFSKNELFKFIMKHFSKRIFFYEKSYKKINVTEKSKDEIVQEIIKYLIV, from the coding sequence ATGAGAGTAACTTTAATTGGATATATGGGCTGTGGAAAAACTTCTATAGGGAAAATTTTATCCTACAAGTTGAAATGGAATTTTTATGATTTAGATTCTATACTGATCAAAAAAGAACAGGATACTATTGATAATATCTTTAAAAAAAAAGGAGAAAAATTTTTTAGAAAAATAGAACATTTAATGCTTCAGAAAATTTTAAAAAAGCATAAACAATATATTCTATCTGTTGGAGGTGGAACTCCTTGTTATTACAACAATATTTATTTATTAAACAAATTTTCGAAAACTTTTTATCTAAAGACAAATATTTACACATTGTTTAAAAGATTATATAAAGAAAAAAAGAATAGACCATTAATATCTCATTTTTCTAAGAATGAATTATTTAAATTTATTATGAAGCATTTCTCAAAAAGAATTTTTTTTTATGAAAAATCTTATAAAAAAATTAATGTGACCGAAAAATCCAAAGACGAAATAGTTCAAGAAATTATAAAATATTTAATCGTTTAA
- a CDS encoding exodeoxyribonuclease III has protein sequence MKIVSYNINGIRSGIKKGLFNWIEKSNPDILCLQEIKAFPEQIETNRIDDLGYYHYWFPSTKRKGYSGVGILCKKKPDHIEYGIGIDSIDQEGRILRLDFKKISVISLYIPSGKDMKNRLNFKFYFMDHFFDYVQKMKREFPNLIICGDYNICHKKIDIHDPVRNRDISGFLPRERKWMNDFLNLGFIDSFRNYVKEARHYSWWSYRYNAKKNNKGWRIDYAMVSHSLKKEMINAYLLSEISYSDHCPTVLEIK, from the coding sequence ATGAAAATTGTTAGTTATAATATTAATGGAATTAGATCTGGAATAAAAAAAGGGTTGTTCAATTGGATTGAAAAAAGCAACCCAGATATTTTATGTTTACAAGAAATAAAAGCTTTTCCAGAACAAATAGAAACCAATAGAATTGATGATTTGGGGTATTATCATTATTGGTTCCCTTCAACAAAAAGAAAAGGATATAGTGGCGTAGGAATTTTGTGCAAGAAAAAACCGGATCATATAGAATATGGAATAGGAATAGATTCTATTGATCAAGAAGGAAGGATATTGCGCTTAGACTTCAAAAAAATATCCGTGATCAGTCTTTATATTCCTTCAGGAAAGGATATGAAAAATAGATTAAATTTTAAATTTTATTTCATGGATCATTTTTTTGATTACGTACAAAAGATGAAAAGAGAATTTCCAAATCTCATTATTTGTGGGGATTATAATATTTGCCATAAAAAAATAGATATTCATGATCCAGTACGCAATCGGGATATTTCAGGTTTTTTGCCAAGGGAAAGAAAATGGATGAATGATTTTTTAAATTTAGGATTTATCGATAGTTTTAGGAATTATGTTAAGGAAGCTAGACATTATAGTTGGTGGAGTTATCGTTATAATGCAAAGAAAAATAATAAGGGGTGGAGGATTGATTATGCAATGGTAAGCCATTCTTTGAAGAAGGAAATGATCAATGCTTATTTACTTTCTGAAATATCATATTCTGATCATTGTCCAACAGTGTTAGAAATAAAATAG